One uncultured Carboxylicivirga sp. genomic window, AATTTTGAAACGTTTGAAGAGGAAGGTACGATTGAATTATTTTGCAAAGATGTTGATGATTCATCTCAAAGATATTTTTTCCAAGCAGCTTATGATGGAAGTAATAATCTTCACTCTAAAGTCTCAACTTCCAATCTAGGCGAAGTTTATTTATGCTGGCGATGGGATGCTTCAGGTGTAACTAACAATTCTTATGCGGCTAGCTATAGAGGTAACATATCAGGAAAATCAGTAACCTATTTTACTTTATCAGGTGGAGACGATGGTGCTAGAAAAGACCAATATTTCTATATAGGAAGTAATAGAAACAAGCTTTTTAGATATTATGGAAGAAAAATTTCTACCACAGAGATGAGTTACAATAAAAATAACAATTTAGGTAACGAACCTCTTAACACGAAAAGTTTATTGTGTGAGATAGATTTCAAATTCGCTGAGATAATCGACTTTAATGGGACTGTTGGAGTAGGATTCAGAGACAAATCAGGTAATGGAAATCATGCCAAATTTGTTGGATTACCTTCAGGAACATTACAAGAGCAAGTTGATTATGTGAATAATTCATTACTAAAACTGTAATTACAATGGTTAAATACGCACTTATAATATCATCCTCTTTTAATGCTAATTACTACCCGAAATTAGTACAAAATAGCTTCCAGGATATCACTCATAACGACATTCAGTACAAGCTCTTATTTGCCTTTGAAAAGTATATCAACGACTATCCTTTCGACCTGGTATTTGATAGCCAGAAAACATATGAAACCTGGCTAAAATCAGGTATTGACAAATCAATAGAAAAGGTAGAATACAACTGGAAAGATAACCAGGCATTAATTACAATAGCGGATAGTAATTTCCCTGGGCCTCATGTATTCGATTGTGATTCTACCTGGACAGAAACCGACTGCCAGGCAGCCATTAATACAAAATTTCCTTAGCGAGAAACTGACTTAAACTACCAAATCGAGAAGAAAACCCCCTGAAACTGCAAAAAACCGAAAGCGTGATTATGACAACTAATATTTTAACATCGAAAATTGAACGAAAATGCGCGAGACGTTTAAAAATGCAGTTATTCAAAACATCGGCAAAATCATTGCCGGATTAATCGTTACCACTCTTTTAGGTGTATTTACAACGATTGTAGTTGAACCTGTAAAACAGGTGATAAACATGCCTAACGAAGTCCGAGAATCACTACAAGGCTTCGATAAAAAGCAACAACAATTTGAATCCAGGCAAATGCAGTTCTTCAATACCCTGGAGAAACAATCACAGGCCGACACAGCCATTTACAAGCAGCTTGAAAAACTCAATAAGTCAAGTGACTTACTTCACACTGAAATGGCAGTAGTAAAGACCAAAATAGCCACTATACGCGATGAACTACCGGCACTCCATCAACGATTTAATGACATTGAAAACACCGTTAAAAATGCCCAGGCGTTAAGTGACTTTGCTTATAAATCATCAATTAATACTTCATACAATGAGTAACAACAAACCACTAATTAACCAGGTTAGTGAGGGCATTAAGTTTGCCTTTGGTATGGATTCCGAAACAAAAGGAGAGTTCGTACCAAAACTAAAGAAGATTCCGGAGGTGAAAATTCCACCTACGAAGGCTGAAAAAAGAGCAGCATACTTGAAAAGGCGCAAGCAAGCGGCTTTTAACAAGCGTTTCAGCAACCTGGAAAAAGGCCAAAGAAACACATCCAGGTTAAACAAGAATTTGAATCGTGGAGTTAGCCAGGTTAGTCAAGCCAGGCGCGAACATGCTGCCATGAAACGCACGATTGCATCCAACAAAAAAACGATTGCTCAGCTAAGAAGAGAATTAGCTGCACAAAAACGTCATGCTGCATTATTAATGAAGCGTTGGGAGAAAAAGAACCAGGCTCAACTTCGTAAGATGAGTGTTTCTTTCCGCAATCAGTTGAAGCGAAACCAGGCAAAAGCATTCCAGGCGTATGCAAAACAGATGGCAAAAAAAAAGCGACCATCATCCTCGGTGAGAACAAGAAGAAAAGTTACGCATTCAACTCGAAGACCTTTAAAGCGTCCAAGTTCTTTAAATCGAAAACGAAGGATTACTTCTTCCCCTGGCAGAAAATCCTCTACGGTAAAGAGAAGGTTAGTTTCTAAGCGTAGAACAGTTCGCAAACCGGTTCGCAGAATCATTAAGCGCAGACCAACGATCAAACGTCCTACCAGGAAACCAACCAGGAGAATTGTTCGCAGACCGGTTAAACGTAGAATAGTACGCAAACCAGTACGCAAAACTATTAAGCGTAGACCAACGATCAAACGTCCTACCAGGAAACCAACCAGGAGAATTGTTCGCAGACCGGTTAAACGTAGAACAGTACGCAAACCAGTACGCAGAATTATTAAACGTAGATCAACTATCAAACGTCCTACCAGGAAACCAACCAGGAGAATTGTTCGCAGACCAGTTAAACGTAGAATAGTACGCAAACCAGTACGCAAAACTATTAAGCGTAGATCAACGATCAAACGTCCTACCAGGAAACCAATCAGGAGAATCGTTCGCAGACCGGTTAAACGCAAGGTAGTTAGATCGAGCAGTAAATCAAGAGCAGCAATAGCCAGGCAATTAAGAGCGCATACCGCAAAGGTAAGAGCTAAAGCAATGGCTAAATCGCGAAAGAGAAAACGCTCAGTTATCAGACGAATATTTAAACGCAGATAATTTTTATTCATATACATAAACCGCATTGATTATGGATATTAAACAGACATCAACACATTTACAGAGGTTGGGGCAACCGTTCGACGTTTTCATTAATAAAGGAGGCGTTGAACGGCAACTTTATAAAAACCTGGAACCAACAGACGTTGAAACCTTACTCAAAGAAGTTAAGGAAGCTCAAAAACCGGATGCTATTATCATCCAACAAAAACGTAGAAATGGTTCATCTAATATAATTGATGGAGACAAGTACCCAATTGCTCTAAATGGAATACAAGAAGCACCAACCAATCAAAATCCAACTCCAATGAATACTTCACAAGTTCAATCCTTTAATGCTAGTACTGATATTAAAGACTACATGCTATTAGACTTAAAAGAGAAACTAGCAGACTATAAGGAAAGAAACAAGAAGCTTGAAGCGGAAAACGAAACCTTGAAAAAGGAAAACTTTGAACTAGAAAAGGATAACAAATACAAGGACAAAGAATTTGAGTTAGAACGCAAAGGCCAGGAGTACGAAAAGAGTAACGGACTTTCAGGTGTATTAGAAACCGTATCTACCAATCCGGCATTGGCCACCATAGCAGCTACCGCAATTGGCCGATTAATGGGAATAGATGTACCGGCCATTGGAGCAATCGAACCAGGAACCGAACAGCCAGGAGCCGATCAAGCTTCAGCTGATACCCTTCCGGCAAAAGTGGCAGAACAGATTAAAGCCTGGGTAGGCAGTCAATCTGATGAAATAGCACAACAGGTGTATGCAATATTCAGCCAGTTAGCAGCCGATGTAGAAAAGATTCCTGATGTATTAACCTTTTTAAGTGAAGAATAATGAAGTCATTTAATATCCCTGTTCAGGCCAATGTATCAAGCGTATCAGAAGAAATAGATGTTGTATCGAGCATTCAAACCATTGTTAAGAATGTGAGTATCGAGAATCTTAAACTTTTGGCAGAAAAGAGCAAAAAGCCTGGCATAAACAAAAAGATTCAAACGTATAAAAAGTTTATGTAATGATACCATTATTAGCAGCCGCCGCTAAAGGCGACACCATGAAAAAAGTAGGTTTGTTTGTCGGAGCCGGAGCCGTACTCGGTTTAGGCTATTGGGGCTACAAATCCTATAAGAAAAAGGCTAATGTAAAGCAAGCTGCACAAAAGTATGGCGATGGCTCAAAAGAGGGTAAAGCGGTAGAATATGCCGGTATGATTTATTCTTCTTTACATGCCGGTTGGTTTAATTGGGCAGAAGATGAAAAGGCACTTTATAAAGTAGCTCTTGAAATGAATAAAAATGGTGTTAGCATGAAATTAGTGGGGGATGCTTACCGAAAGCTTTACAATAAAGAGTTGGTAACTGAATTAAACCGGTTATTAAACCCCGAAGAGCTGACCATTTTTAACAATGCCTATAATGGCAAAGTTCAGCCAATATCTAAAACATCATCATTAATCAAAACAGCAGCATACCTCAATCCGGTATTTGCTCCATTAACCTGGTTATCCAAATGAAAAATTTAGCAGTAGTAGCAGGGTTCGCAGCATTGGGATATTACCTGATGAAGAAATACGAAAATCCTAACCAGGCACAAGTCAGTACAGCTGATACAGCTAAACTATTTCCTCTGAAAAAAGGAGATAAAAACAACCTGGTTAAACAAGTTCAAAAAGCTCTTATCAATAGAGGTGGCGATGCAGCTCACCTGGTATTATCCGTTGGTGGAGCTACCGGAATATTTAACGAGCAAACCGAAAAGGCATTAACATCATTGGGTTATCCGGCTCAATTAAGCCAGGAACATTACCAAATGTTGATTGATGATTCAAAGGTACTACGCAATATTGCCTACGTAATTGATGTAGATGGTGCAACTCTGTTTACAGGCGTAGGGAATAGTTTTAGCCAGGAGTACGGATATGGACGTGACCCATTCACGCAAATACCGGTACGCACTCACCTGGGAACATCGACCGGCAATTATAAGAATGGCCTGGTGGAATTGACCACTACTATCAACGTTAGACGTGTTAAGTTTTGGGTTTCTACCGACAAGGTGGCCATGATTAGCCAGGGCGAATATGATATGATGAAAACCTCTAAAATCCTTCCTAAGAGCGAAGAAGTAAGAGGTAAACTTTTAAAACTGTAAGCCATGTTTCAACAAATACTTCCCGAAATTCTCAATCACGAGGGTTATTATTCTAATCATTCCAATGACAAGGGGGGTGAGACTTATCGCGGCATAGCGCGTAAGTTTCACCCATCCTGGGTTGGGTGGAAGATTATTGATGAAGAAAAAGCCTATAAAGGTTCTTTACCAAGAAACTTTAAGAGTGAATATCCACAAATGGAGACCCTTGTAGCTCAATTCTACAAATCAAAGTTTTGGGATAAAATCTTACTCGATCAGGTTAAAGATACTTCCTTACAACGCATCATATTTGATGCCTACGTTAATTCAGGAGGTAATGGCATTAAGCTACTTCAACGTGTATTACGTGACCAATTTGGAAAGAACATAGCCGTGGATGGTGCGCAAGGTAGATTGACAGTAGCAGCTATCAACAGCGTTAATCCGGAGCAATTATTTGAATCATTCAAAACAGCCAGGGCTAGTTATTACAATGCCATAGCTAAAAATGGAAATGAAGTATTTCTGAAAGGTTGGCTTAATCGATTATCGAGCTTTAAATACACACCGGCCATATCTGCCGCTTTAGTAGTTGGCCTGGCCGTAGGAGGTTTTTTTTTATCAAATATCTAATGCGTAATAAGAATGAAGGTAATTGATAGTATAAGTGAAGCCATAGAAAAGACAGGTGAAGCATTTGATAAGAATTTCACCTCAAAAGAAGAAATCCTGGATAAGTTAAAGCAAGTTCAGGAACATCTTTTAAATGTACGTCAATCCATTCTCCTGGCTGAAGCCAATGGAAGCAAATTGCAGCGTAATTGGAGACCTATATTAATGTTAATGTTTGGTGTAGTTATCGTTTACAATGTAATGTTTGCTCCTATCCTATTCCTCCTATATAACATACCTAAACCAGAGTTAACACCTGATTTTTGGGACGTTCTAAAGCTTTCTATCGGTGGTTATGTTATTGGCCGTTCCGGTGAAAAGATTCTACCAGGTGTAGTTGATACAGCCAAAAAGATGGTATTAACCAGGAAAGAACGTAGAGAAGAGCGAAAAAATGGAAGACAAGATTAAAGAAGCGGTTTATGTAGCTCTATGTGGAGCGACCTTTTACCAGGCAGCCAAATGGATGAAAAAAGATCCTACGGTTGCCCTGGTGATCGGAACAGCCGTTGGTAACATATTAGCAACTCCAGTAAAAAAGACAACATGATTGCATCATTACTATTAGGCGATAAGAAAAACCTGTTAATAGGTGGAGCCGTAGTTATCGGACTTATCGCGCTTGCTTCGTCAGGAAGTTCAGCACCCAAACCGGCTTTAAATGGTACATGTACTACAACAACCAGGAAAAAGAAACCGGCAGCAAAGAAAACAACATCAAAAGGCCGTAAATCGGCAAAAATTAAGATTTGAGTTATTACCAAAAAGAACTCCTGAAACAAGTTAGCCAGGAAGAAGCAGAATCCTGGATAATGGAAAACCCTGTTCCCTATTGGTGGCATGGTGACGAATGGAGTTATGCTTTTTGGCACATGGAAAGGCCAATTAATGACTAAAGAAGATAAGTTTTACAAACACCTGGTAAAAGAGATAAGTGCCGGAACCAGGTACAACAAACGTTCACTCGAAAAAGAAGGTGAACGTTTTGGCATTGTAGATAAAACCTGGATAAAAGAGTTATCTGAATTAGCAATAGTTACAATAGCCAGGCAACGAATTAATGACAACCAGGACAATGGCATTAAAGCCACTTTTAACAGCCTTGTTGACCTTTACAATACTCAACACAACTTATCATTGCGAACATCACACAGCATGATGTTACAGCAATATTCCACCCCTACACCCCTGGCTTATCTTGCTAGTAGATATGTGGAAAATGGAAAAGCTACGGCAAAGTATTTTGAGCCAAGTGCAGGGAATGGACTATTGACCATTGCTCTACCTTACACACAAACATACGTCAATGAATTAGATGAAATTCGTCTATCTAATTTGAATAGACAACCATTTAAGGTAGTAAGCAACCAGGATGCAACCTTACCATTCAAAAACTACCAACAGTACTTCGATGGTATTACCACTAATCCACCATTCAGCACCCTGGATGAACCAATTAAAGCCGGTGGATTCCTGATTAAACACCTTGATCATGCAATGGCCATTACTGCCCTGGACACAATGAAAGATTCAGGCAAGGCCGCGATTATCATAGGTGGACATTCAAAATGGGATTCAAAAGGACGTTTGCAGCGTGGTAAGAATCGTATTTTCCTTAATTACCTCTATCATCATTACAATGTAGAAGATGTGATTTCTATTAATGGAAAGAAACTATACACTAAGCAAGGAACCGGTTTCGATGTTCGTTTAATCCTAATTAATGGCCGGAAAGAAAAACCGGAGGGCGTTGCTCCATTGAAAAATGAGCAATTAAGCCTGGTTATTAATTCTTATGAGGAATTATATGAACGTGTAGGATTAGAAGATAATCCGGAGCCACCAAAAACAGACAAAATAAAGCTATTGAAACTACGCGCTAAAGCTATTGCTCTAAAGCAAAAACAATCACTATAATGAAAGGACTTATCACAATAAAAAACGGAGTGTTATTCGTGGATTTAGGAAAGAAAGCTCCTATCCATATCAACAGCCGTTTAAGAGAGCTTGGTTTTTCGTCCAGGAATAATAAAACATACTTCCTGACTAAACCACTTACAGAAAGCAAATGGGATTACCTCAATGGCCTGGTTCAATATGAAGGTTTAGGAATGCCATACATACCGGCAGCCGAACAGGGTTTCATCTTGAATACCGTTGTTCCGGATTCAATGGGTTATGAAATGCACATAGCCATTCGTAAGGTTAAAGCGGATATAGGGAAACCGTTGTTTGATTACGTCAAAGAAAAGCTTAAATACACCGATGAACAGCTTATCAAATCTTTGGCCGCCGAACAGGTTGATAGTGTAGCCCTGGCTATTTATAACATCGAGGAAAAGAACCAGGGAATTATTATAGGAGACCAAACCGGTATTGGTAAAGGCCGCCAGGCAGCCGCGATGATACGTTATGCCATTAAACAAGGAATGAAGCCTATCTTCTTATCTGAAAAGCCTAACCTATTTAGTGACCTTTATCGTGACCTGGTTGATATCGAATCCGCAGAATTTACACCATTCATTGTTAATGCCAGGGATTCAAAAACACACATCAAGGATATTAACGGTAAGATTATACACCAGGCACTACCCAAAGTACAACAAGACAAAATTCTAAAATCAGGTAAATTACCTGGTGAATACCATTTTGTTTGTGCCACTTACTCACAGTTTAACCAACCTGATAAAAAGCCATTAAAACCTAGTTTTCTTCAGAAGGTTTCTAAAGGTAGTTTAATTGTGATGGATGAAGCGCATAACGCATCCGGCAGTAGTAATACCGGTTTGTTTATGCAAAGTGTGTTAAGATCAACCAAAGGAGTGGTTTTTCTTTCTGCCACATATGCAAAACGACCTGATAACATGCCTATCTATGCGCAAAAAACAGCCATGAGTGAGGCCAATATGACAAGTGAAGACCTGGTTGATGCCATTGCCAATGGAGGGGTAGCATTACAGGAAGTTTTATCTTCTCAATTGGTTTTGGAAGGTCAGCTAATAAGGCGTGAGCGCAGTTTTGAAGGTGTAGAAGTGAATTATTTCAACCTGGATAAATACGCAAAAGAGCATGAAAGAATTGCCGATACTGTAACCGATATCATACGTGATATTATCGCGTTCCAGGAAGTACATATTGACCCTGTTGTCGATGAACTGGATGATATCGCAGCCGCAGAAGGAAAGGAAGTAACCGAAAGGATGGGTACAAAAAAAGCCGGTGTCGATAATTCACCTTATTTCTCAAAGGTTTTCAATGTTATCAATCAATTGCTTTTCTCCATTAAAGCGGAAGCGGTAGCAGATCACACCATCGAGTTATTAAAACAAGGTTATAAGCCTATTGTAGCCTTCGCATCGACTATGGGAGCTTTTGTTGAAGACCTGGGCGAAGTGGATGATATCGTTAAATCTGATTTCTCCGGTGTCCTGGAAAAAGGATTGGATAGTGTGATGCAGATATCAGAACGTCTGCCGGATGGGAAAACAGCTAAGAAAAGAATTGAATTATCAAGTTTACCACCTCAATCACAATCTGAGTATTATCGTATCCTGGATAAAATAGACCATGTAAGCGTTGGTATTAGTGTTAGTCCAATTGATTTAATAGTACAAAAGATTGAAGCGGCAGGATTCAGCGTAGGAGAAGTAACCGGCCGTTCATTAGCATTGAAATATGGTGATTTTAAACTGACACCAAAGAAGGATAAAAAGCTTAAACTATCCGATATCCCAAAGGCAGTTAAATTAATCATGCCGGAATTTCAACAAAAGGCTATTGTAGGTAGTGAAGAGCATTGGGGCATCCTGGAAGATTTTGAGAATACCATCAAGCAAATGCCTAAAATCGGTCAAAGCACTAAAGCATACCAGGAAGCCAATAAGAAAACGGCCACCGTATTGCAATTGAATGATTTTGTATTTCCTAAACTTCATTACTTCTATGGTTCATCCGATTGGTATATCACAGAATGGGATGGGAAAGATACTTTCTATGGTTATACTATTCTGAATGGTGATATTGAAATGGCTGAATTTGGCTATATCTCACGCGAGGAATTAACAACCTTATACCGTGGGCCATTAAAAGGGGGTGTAGAGCTTGACTTCTTCTTTGATGGTTCAAAGCCATTAAGCTACTATTTGAAAAACAAACTAAACGGTATATCTATCAATACCGATGTAGCTCAAATAATGCGCAGAAAAAAGGAAAGCACCAATGATTTATTCAGACAATTTAACAACAATGAAGTTGATTGTTTGCTTATCAATCAGAGTGGTTCTACCGGAGCTTCAGCACACGCCATCGTAACAGATAAAGTGCCGGAAAATGAAGTTAAAAAACGTGTGATGGTTATTCTCCAGGCTGAATTAAATATCAACACCGAAATTCAGAAGCGTGGACGTATCAACCGAACCGGCCAGGTGATTAAACCAAGGTATGATTACCTTATTTCCACCATACCGGCTGAAAAGCGTTTAATGATGATGCTGAAAAAGAAATTGAAGTCTTTGGATGCCAATACCACATCAAACCAAAAGAGTAGTGAAGAACAGCTTAAAAGTGATGATTTTCTTAATAAGTATGGCTCCAAAGTAGTCACAGAATATCTGATAGAGAATCCGGCTCTTAATAAGAAATTAGGCGATCCTTTAAACCTGGGCGGTGATGATGAAAAGACCGGTGCAAAGGACGATGAAAAGCCAATGGACCATGCAGCGCATAAAGTTTCAGGACGTGTGGCCATTCTTCCCATAAAAGAACAGGAGCAATTCTATAACGATATTATTTTACGATATCAGGATTACATTGAATATTTGAAGCAAAATGATGAATACGACCTGGAAGTCGAAACCCTAAACTTACAAGCTGAAACCTTATCTAAAAAGGTGATTAAAGCCGGTAAAGGTGGTACATCTGCATTTAGCCAGGACACATTCATGGAGAAATGTGAATGTAACGTGCTTAAAAAGCCTTTCAAACAAGATGAATTGGTAAAAGAGCTTGCTGATGTATTGAAAGGTCGATCAGGCGTAGATATCCGTAATGAATTGATTAATGCTCTGCATGAATACACTTCCGATTCACTTAAAAGTGAATTATTGGCAATCCAGGATAAATACCTAAAGCTTGCTGATAATATTTCAAGTGAAGCCAAGTATAAAAAGCTTAAAACACCCGAAGAGCAGCTAGAATACACACAGGTACGTCTTAAAGAGATAGAAGATGCAAGCGAGAAAAGTCAAAACTTTAAATCGCGCGAAATAACCAATAAAAGGGATTATATGAATGCCCTTTTGACTTTCTTCACTCCTGGGCGTGGGTTGCAAGTACCGGCATTGGGCTTTGATTTAGGAGGTGAAAGTGTGAAAGGTCTTTGCCTGGGTGCAACCGTTGACTTTAACAGGAAGAATCCTTTTGCTCCATCCGCAGTTAAAATACGTATTGCGGTCGCAGATTCACGCAGACAATTAGCCTATCCATGTTCAGGAGACACCGGCAAGGAATTAGAGCGAATCCAGGCGAGAACCTATCGATTGAATAGTAGTGAAGCTGAAAGGATTTTAGATAACTGGAATGATTTTACTTCTTCTTTCCAATCAAGTAGGCGAATCCGTTATATTTTAACCGGTAATTTATTACAAGCAGCCGGTGATAATGGTAAGTTAGTTTCATACACTACTAAGTCAGGTGATGTTAAGAAAGGTGTATTAATGCCTGAGTCCTGGTCTCCTGGTAACAACAAGAATGAAACAAACACGGATGCCTATGTAGTTGTTAGTGCCAAAGATGCTGCCCATTATATCAAATCAATGAGTAACGGTAGTAGTGCCAGTAGTGAAAACAAAATAGGTATTTTCCGCAATCCTCAAGGCTTTAAATTCATTATACCTAAAGGTAGAGGAACACAGGCCATTTATAAGGATGCTGATATCATTAACCTGGTAGATAATGAGCATGGTTTTGAAATGGTATCAGGCTCAATGACCGGATTAGTAAGTGATAGCAACATTGTGAAGATGCTTGAATTAATGGGCAATCGACACGGTGTATCATTCAAAGTCGGGAGACAGATATATGAAGATCATATCGAACCTTACCGATCAGGATTCCAGGATAGCGACAAGCTAACCGAAGATGCAAAGAAATACCTGGCTAATGATAAAGAATCGTTCGAGCATAAAGTAAAAATGCAGAACAGTAAAGGCCAGAAAAAAGCACCTAAAAAGGCCATAAAAGAGGATAAAACGCGAAAAATCAAACTATTAAAATTACGCGCAAAGGCCATAATCATTAAACAAAAACAAGCAGCATAACAACTCACTGGGGCGAAAATTCATGAAAATTGATTTTTC contains:
- a CDS encoding glycosyl hydrolase 108 family protein, with the translated sequence MFQQILPEILNHEGYYSNHSNDKGGETYRGIARKFHPSWVGWKIIDEEKAYKGSLPRNFKSEYPQMETLVAQFYKSKFWDKILLDQVKDTSLQRIIFDAYVNSGGNGIKLLQRVLRDQFGKNIAVDGAQGRLTVAAINSVNPEQLFESFKTARASYYNAIAKNGNEVFLKGWLNRLSSFKYTPAISAALVVGLAVGGFFLSNI
- a CDS encoding 3TM-type holin, with translation MKVIDSISEAIEKTGEAFDKNFTSKEEILDKLKQVQEHLLNVRQSILLAEANGSKLQRNWRPILMLMFGVVIVYNVMFAPILFLLYNIPKPELTPDFWDVLKLSIGGYVIGRSGEKILPGVVDTAKKMVLTRKERREERKNGRQD
- a CDS encoding strawberry notch family protein gives rise to the protein MKGLITIKNGVLFVDLGKKAPIHINSRLRELGFSSRNNKTYFLTKPLTESKWDYLNGLVQYEGLGMPYIPAAEQGFILNTVVPDSMGYEMHIAIRKVKADIGKPLFDYVKEKLKYTDEQLIKSLAAEQVDSVALAIYNIEEKNQGIIIGDQTGIGKGRQAAAMIRYAIKQGMKPIFLSEKPNLFSDLYRDLVDIESAEFTPFIVNARDSKTHIKDINGKIIHQALPKVQQDKILKSGKLPGEYHFVCATYSQFNQPDKKPLKPSFLQKVSKGSLIVMDEAHNASGSSNTGLFMQSVLRSTKGVVFLSATYAKRPDNMPIYAQKTAMSEANMTSEDLVDAIANGGVALQEVLSSQLVLEGQLIRRERSFEGVEVNYFNLDKYAKEHERIADTVTDIIRDIIAFQEVHIDPVVDELDDIAAAEGKEVTERMGTKKAGVDNSPYFSKVFNVINQLLFSIKAEAVADHTIELLKQGYKPIVAFASTMGAFVEDLGEVDDIVKSDFSGVLEKGLDSVMQISERLPDGKTAKKRIELSSLPPQSQSEYYRILDKIDHVSVGISVSPIDLIVQKIEAAGFSVGEVTGRSLALKYGDFKLTPKKDKKLKLSDIPKAVKLIMPEFQQKAIVGSEEHWGILEDFENTIKQMPKIGQSTKAYQEANKKTATVLQLNDFVFPKLHYFYGSSDWYITEWDGKDTFYGYTILNGDIEMAEFGYISREELTTLYRGPLKGGVELDFFFDGSKPLSYYLKNKLNGISINTDVAQIMRRKKESTNDLFRQFNNNEVDCLLINQSGSTGASAHAIVTDKVPENEVKKRVMVILQAELNINTEIQKRGRINRTGQVIKPRYDYLISTIPAEKRLMMMLKKKLKSLDANTTSNQKSSEEQLKSDDFLNKYGSKVVTEYLIENPALNKKLGDPLNLGGDDEKTGAKDDEKPMDHAAHKVSGRVAILPIKEQEQFYNDIILRYQDYIEYLKQNDEYDLEVETLNLQAETLSKKVIKAGKGGTSAFSQDTFMEKCECNVLKKPFKQDELVKELADVLKGRSGVDIRNELINALHEYTSDSLKSELLAIQDKYLKLADNISSEAKYKKLKTPEEQLEYTQVRLKEIEDASEKSQNFKSREITNKRDYMNALLTFFTPGRGLQVPALGFDLGGESVKGLCLGATVDFNRKNPFAPSAVKIRIAVADSRRQLAYPCSGDTGKELERIQARTYRLNSSEAERILDNWNDFTSSFQSSRRIRYILTGNLLQAAGDNGKLVSYTTKSGDVKKGVLMPESWSPGNNKNETNTDAYVVVSAKDAAHYIKSMSNGSSASSENKIGIFRNPQGFKFIIPKGRGTQAIYKDADIINLVDNEHGFEMVSGSMTGLVSDSNIVKMLELMGNRHGVSFKVGRQIYEDHIEPYRSGFQDSDKLTEDAKKYLANDKESFEHKVKMQNSKGQKKAPKKAIKEDKTRKIKLLKLRAKAIIIKQKQAA